Proteins encoded within one genomic window of Triticum aestivum cultivar Chinese Spring chromosome 2D, IWGSC CS RefSeq v2.1, whole genome shotgun sequence:
- the LOC123054069 gene encoding casein kinase II subunit beta-1 gives MQRDRGVSAAAGGAGERKRIGEAMDRSSPSTSWGFSGGRERDRIAAGKQPEVPRSGGGSTAMSKGKLSDGESDTDSEESDLSGSDGEDTSWISWFCSLRGNEFFCEVDDDYIQDDFNLCGLSGQVPYYEYALDLILDVESSHGDMFTEEQNELIESAAEMLYGLIHVRYILTSKGLAAMLDKYKNYDFGRCPRVHCSGQPCLPVGQSDIPRSSNVKIYCPKCEDLYYPRSKYQSNIDGAYFGTTFPHLFLMTYPHLKPQKPSQQYVPKVFGFKLHKP, from the exons ATGCAGAGGGACCGAGGCGTCTCGGCGGCGGCTGGGGGCGCCGGCGAAAGGAAGCGGATAGGCGAGGCGATGGACAGGTCCTCCCCGTCGACGTCCTGGGGGTTCTCCGGCGGCCGCGAGAGGGACCGGATCGCCGCCGGGAAGCAGCCGGAGGTGCCCCGCTCCGGCGGCGGATCCACCGCCATGTCCAAGGGCAAGTTGTCCGATG GAGAATCGGATACTGACAGTGAAGAATCAGATCTCAGTGGTTCTGATGGAGAGGATACATCGTGGATTTCATGGTTCTGTAGCTTGCGAGGCAATGAGTTTTTCTGTGAAGTTGATGACGATTACATACAAGACGATTTCAATCTCTGTGGGCTAAGCGGTCAAGTTCCATATTATGAATATGCTCTTGATCTGATATTGGATGTCGAGTCTTCACATG GTGATATGTTCACAGAAGAGCAGAATGAACTTATTGAATCAGCTGCTGAGATGCTTTATGGATTGATTCATGTTCGATATATTCTTACAAGTAAAGGGTTGGCTGCAATG TTGGATAAATACAAGAATTATGACTTTGGCAGATGTCCAAGAGTGCACTGCAGCGGCCAGCCATGCCTTCCAGTTGGCCAGTCGGACATTCCCCGCTCTAGTAATGTCAAAATTTACTGCCCAAAGTGTGAAGATCTCTACTATCCGAGATCCAAATATCAAAGCA ACATTGATGGAGCTTACTTCGGGACAACGTTTCCTCACTTGTTTCTGATGACGTACCCACATTTGAAGCCCCAGAAACCGTCACAGCAGTACGTCCCCAAGGTTTTTGGCTTCAAACTTCATAAGCCATAA